A genomic segment from Octopus sinensis linkage group LG4, ASM634580v1, whole genome shotgun sequence encodes:
- the LOC115210268 gene encoding prostatic spermine-binding protein-like yields the protein MHSRSFETFSDDNDDDDDDDDVNDDDDDDDDDDDDDVNDDDDVNDDDDDDDDDDDDDVNDDDDDDVNDDEVNDDEVNDDDVDDDDDDDDDVNDDDINDDDDDDDDVNDDDVNDDDNDDDDVDDDDVNDDDDNDDNDDDDVDDDDVNDDDDGDDDVNDDDDHDDDVDDDDV from the exons atgacaatgatgatgatgacgatgatgatgatgtcaatgatgatgatgacgatgatgatgatgacgatgatgatgatgtcaatgatgatgatgatgtcaatgatgatgatgacgatgatgatgatgatgacgatgatgatgtcaatgatgatgatgatgatgatgtcaatgatgatgaagtcaatgatgatgaagtcaatgatgatgatgttgatgatgatgatgacgatgatgatgatgtcaatgatgatgatatcaatgatgatgatgacgatgatgacgatgtcaatgatgatgatgtcaatgatgatgataacgatgatgatgatgtcgatgatgatgatgtcaatgatgatgatgaca atgatgataacgatgatgatgatgtcgatgatgatgatgtcaatgatgatgatgacggtgatgatgatgtcaatgatgatgatgaccatgatgatgatgtcgatgatgatgatgtc